One segment of Nostoc flagelliforme CCNUN1 DNA contains the following:
- a CDS encoding phycobilisome linker polypeptide yields the protein MPFGPASRLGVSLFDETPPVEWVSGRSQEEAETIIRAVYRQVLGNAYVMESERLGVPESQFKRGELSVREFVRAVAKSELYRSRFFTSCARYRAIELNFRHLLGRPPLDLEEMRAHSTILDTQGFEAEIDSYLDSDEYQSTFGENIVPYIRGYKTEALQSMVQFTHTFQLVRGASSSSLKGDLSGKAPKLNSLVIQSTPTAVISPASAGATFSPPPTGARTRLGVDASASGKVYRIEVTGYRAKTFNSISKFRRSNQVFLVPYEKLSQEYQRIHQQGGVIASITAV from the coding sequence ATGCCATTTGGACCAGCTTCACGCCTAGGAGTAAGTTTATTTGATGAAACCCCTCCCGTTGAGTGGGTATCAGGTCGCTCACAAGAAGAAGCAGAAACAATCATTCGGGCAGTCTATCGGCAAGTATTAGGCAATGCTTATGTGATGGAAAGTGAGCGGCTGGGTGTGCCCGAATCCCAATTTAAGCGGGGTGAATTGAGCGTCCGCGAGTTTGTCAGAGCAGTAGCTAAATCTGAACTCTATCGTTCTCGCTTTTTCACCAGTTGTGCCCGCTACCGGGCGATCGAACTCAACTTCCGCCATTTGCTGGGTCGTCCACCGCTAGATTTAGAAGAAATGCGGGCACACAGCACTATTCTTGATACTCAAGGGTTTGAAGCTGAAATTGATTCTTATCTCGATAGTGATGAGTATCAGTCTACCTTTGGTGAGAACATTGTGCCTTATATCCGAGGCTACAAAACCGAAGCTCTTCAGAGCATGGTGCAATTTACTCACACCTTCCAGTTGGTGCGGGGTGCTTCCAGCAGCAGCCTGAAGGGTGACCTGTCGGGCAAGGCTCCCAAGCTAAATTCATTAGTAATTCAAAGCACACCCACAGCAGTAATTTCACCTGCTAGTGCTGGGGCAACCTTCTCTCCACCTCCCACTGGTGCGCGTACTCGTCTTGGAGTCGATGCTAGTGCTAGTGGTAAAGTTTACCGGATTGAAGTCACAGGTTATCGTGCCAAAACCTTCAATAGTATTTCCAAGTTTCGCCGTTCCAACCAAGTCTTTCTGGTGCCATACGAAAAGCTCTCTCAAGAGTATCAGCGCATTCACCAGCAGGGCGGTGTGATAGCAAGTATCACTGCTGTATAA
- a CDS encoding helix-turn-helix domain-containing protein: MSAEEQKREYVLSAIASYPSQAQAAIALGTSPRVISQWNTNKATPRELAVRVVQLLEVLRGAGIEIPPPLDF; this comes from the coding sequence ATGAGTGCAGAAGAACAAAAGAGGGAGTACGTTCTATCGGCGATCGCAAGTTACCCCAGTCAGGCACAAGCAGCGATCGCTCTTGGGACATCACCCAGAGTTATTTCGCAATGGAACACAAACAAAGCCACACCTAGAGAATTAGCAGTTAGGGTTGTGCAGCTTTTGGAAGTTTTAAGGGGTGCAGGAATTGAGATACCGCCGCCACTAGATTTTTAA
- a CDS encoding phycobilisome rod-core linker polypeptide translates to MALWIEAESVELRANATEDDLQGVIRAVYRQVLGNVHVFDNQRLTSAESQLRNGDITVSGFVRAVAQSDLYRSLFFETSSPYRFIELNFKHLLGRAPQDQAEVAEHVQIYNTQGYAEEINSYIDSDEYMRSFGDNIVPSARSNRTQAGVKNVVFNRSFALMRGFAANDLGKSAKLISDIGTNLATKIVSPPRGSGAISNTGKRFRVAVSKAHFGVRMTKSMATFDVGYNQLAQKIQSIQKTGGKILSITEIA, encoded by the coding sequence ATGGCACTTTGGATAGAAGCCGAGTCCGTTGAATTACGCGCCAACGCCACTGAGGATGATCTGCAAGGCGTGATCCGAGCAGTGTATCGACAAGTTTTGGGCAATGTTCATGTATTTGATAACCAACGGCTTACCAGTGCAGAGTCTCAATTGCGGAACGGTGACATCACTGTTAGTGGCTTCGTCAGAGCCGTGGCTCAATCTGATCTATACCGTTCGCTGTTTTTTGAAACTTCTTCTCCTTATCGTTTTATCGAATTAAACTTCAAACATTTGCTCGGTCGTGCCCCGCAAGATCAGGCTGAAGTGGCGGAGCATGTGCAAATTTACAACACTCAAGGTTACGCAGAGGAAATCAACTCCTACATTGATAGCGATGAATATATGAGGAGTTTTGGCGACAATATTGTACCCTCTGCCCGTAGTAATCGTACCCAAGCTGGGGTCAAGAATGTCGTTTTTAACCGTAGCTTTGCATTGATGCGGGGATTTGCTGCCAATGATTTGGGCAAATCAGCAAAATTGATTAGCGACATTGGTACTAACCTCGCTACCAAAATTGTTTCCCCGCCTCGTGGTTCTGGTGCTATCAGCAATACAGGGAAGCGGTTTCGTGTTGCTGTCTCCAAAGCCCATTTTGGTGTTCGGATGACTAAAAGCATGGCAACCTTTGACGTGGGATACAACCAGCTAGCCCAGAAAATTCAGAGCATCCAGAAAACAGGAGGCAAGATTCTTAGTATCACGGAAATAGCTTAA
- a CDS encoding chromophore lyase CpcT/CpeT, whose amino-acid sequence MNSSPPHIRDSTSNHLITLARWMAGDFSNYKQAFENPKDYAHIHVLFRPLPLEFFSGIGLYSEQVYDYDLWRPYRQGVHRLVDHGDEIYIENYSLKNALIYAGAARELSILKTITPDCIARRYHCSMIFKPEGDRFIGAVEPGNLCLIEKNGCQTYLDSYVEITQTTWVSLDRGLDVNTHEQVWGSTFGPLRFEKREGFAHEVPNIL is encoded by the coding sequence ATGAATTCTTCACCGCCACATATCCGCGACAGTACGTCGAATCATTTAATCACCCTAGCTCGTTGGATGGCAGGGGATTTCAGCAATTATAAACAGGCATTTGAAAATCCTAAAGATTACGCCCATATTCACGTATTATTTCGTCCATTACCGCTTGAATTCTTCTCAGGAATCGGGCTTTATTCAGAACAGGTTTATGACTATGATTTGTGGAGACCTTATAGACAGGGAGTACATCGCTTAGTAGATCATGGCGATGAGATTTATATCGAAAACTACAGTTTAAAAAATGCCCTTATCTATGCTGGTGCAGCCCGTGAGTTAAGCATTCTTAAAACCATCACCCCAGATTGTATCGCACGCAGATATCACTGCTCGATGATTTTCAAACCAGAGGGAGATAGATTTATAGGCGCTGTTGAGCCTGGAAACTTGTGCTTAATTGAGAAAAATGGCTGTCAGACTTATCTCGATAGTTACGTTGAAATCACACAAACCACTTGGGTAAGCCTAGATAGAGGGCTGGATGTCAATACACACGAGCAGGTTTGGGGATCTACCTTTGGCCCTTTGCGGTTTGAAAAGCGGGAGGGTTTCGCCCATGAAGTCCCAAACATCCTATGA
- a CDS encoding phycobiliprotein lyase, producing the protein MNITEFVANSIGRWRSQRSAHHLAFGHFEAVQSEIDIIALPDNDPAVIDLCKTYNIDPQTVVSPFRMSWEGQSDWDENEIKGSCVLVPIPDPTHPHRGKLLRDQGYAETIAAAGDYYLTEDCTFVLVTAYDRAAAEEKIWFVNPNVRCRVSLIKTSAGTGVVTASFSSEIRQNIHK; encoded by the coding sequence ATGAATATTACGGAGTTTGTTGCAAATTCTATTGGGCGTTGGCGATCGCAACGCAGTGCCCATCATTTAGCATTCGGTCACTTTGAAGCCGTACAGTCTGAGATAGATATCATTGCTCTCCCAGATAACGATCCGGCAGTGATTGACTTGTGTAAAACCTATAACATTGATCCCCAAACAGTTGTTTCTCCTTTTCGGATGAGCTGGGAGGGCCAATCAGACTGGGATGAAAATGAAATCAAAGGTAGTTGCGTCCTAGTTCCTATCCCCGATCCAACTCATCCCCATCGTGGTAAACTTCTGCGCGATCAAGGCTATGCCGAAACGATCGCAGCGGCTGGCGATTATTACTTAACAGAAGACTGCACATTCGTGCTAGTGACCGCCTACGATCGCGCCGCCGCCGAAGAAAAGATATGGTTTGTCAACCCCAATGTCCGTTGTCGGGTTTCTCTAATTAAAACCAGCGCTGGTACAGGAGTTGTCACTGCCTCTTTTTCTTCCGAAATCCGCCAGAATATTCACAAATAA
- a CDS encoding CpeR family transcriptional regulator: MKSQTSYDLSLPNLAIKANMLPPEAQKKMQCWIRSRHLICSGHFFVFETVDYSAIERFSQCVGALGGTIISVEPIDKIWMGAHRQVILYQARASLHTPCHNLKQYWIKYGGFRTRFDEQT; encoded by the coding sequence ATGAAGTCCCAAACATCCTATGATCTTTCCCTGCCTAATCTGGCCATTAAAGCGAATATGCTACCCCCAGAAGCGCAGAAAAAAATGCAGTGCTGGATTCGCAGCAGGCATTTAATTTGTTCAGGTCATTTCTTTGTTTTTGAAACCGTTGATTATAGTGCTATTGAGCGTTTTTCCCAATGTGTGGGAGCGTTAGGAGGCACTATTATTTCGGTTGAACCAATTGACAAAATTTGGATGGGCGCTCATCGTCAAGTGATTCTGTATCAGGCAAGAGCCAGTTTGCATACACCCTGCCACAATTTGAAACAATATTGGATAAAATACGGAGGCTTTCGCACCCGATTTGATGAGCAGACGTAA
- a CDS encoding phycobilisome rod-core linker polypeptide, with amino-acid sequence MASQTILELWPASDLEEVQTTIRTVYKQVLGNPHVMESERLVTAESQLCDRSITVRDFVRAVAKSDFYRTRYFESCAPYRFVELNFLHLLGRAPQDQREVSEHIVRTVAEGYDAEIDSYIDSSEYQAAFGENVVPYYRGRSSEANSKQIGYNRMFAIDRGPAQIDSSVKSAQLVYAVATNSANTIKASSSTVIGSGTEKRFKIVVTGSKFDSPRRISTTEYVVPASKMTPQIQRINRTSGKIVSITEIA; translated from the coding sequence ATGGCATCCCAGACAATTCTTGAACTTTGGCCCGCTAGTGACTTAGAGGAAGTTCAAACTACCATCCGTACAGTTTACAAACAAGTTTTAGGCAACCCTCATGTGATGGAGAGCGAGCGGTTGGTGACAGCAGAATCACAATTGTGCGATCGCTCCATCACTGTGCGGGATTTTGTCCGCGCCGTTGCCAAGTCTGATTTTTATCGTACCCGCTACTTCGAGTCTTGCGCTCCCTACCGTTTTGTAGAACTTAACTTTCTGCACTTACTTGGTCGGGCACCCCAGGATCAACGAGAAGTTTCCGAGCATATTGTTCGCACTGTAGCCGAGGGCTACGATGCTGAAATTGATTCCTACATCGATAGCAGTGAATATCAAGCAGCCTTTGGCGAAAACGTAGTACCCTACTATCGCGGTAGAAGCAGCGAAGCTAACTCTAAACAAATAGGCTACAACCGAATGTTTGCTATTGATAGAGGCCCTGCCCAAATTGACAGCTCAGTCAAGTCTGCCCAATTGGTTTATGCTGTTGCTACCAACAGTGCCAATACGATTAAAGCCTCTTCGTCTACCGTCATTGGTTCTGGCACCGAAAAACGTTTCAAAATCGTAGTGACAGGTTCTAAATTCGACAGCCCCCGCCGCATCAGTACGACTGAGTACGTTGTTCCAGCTAGTAAAATGACCCCGCAAATTCAACGGATTAATCGCACTTCTGGCAAAATCGTCAGCATTACTGAAATCGCATAA